The following DNA comes from Quercus robur chromosome 1, dhQueRobu3.1, whole genome shotgun sequence.
CCACCATCATCGCCCCTATTTACTTTCCTCCTATCTCCAATCCCACCCAACACCGAACTCCCACCTTTCAACCTCTGCGTATACCTCCAGTCCTCCTTTGAAAGCAAAGGAGGCGGAAGCCGCGGATTCAGATTCACATTCTGGTAATAGTACGAAAGATAAGCTGGATCAGACCTAAGTTCCTCCTCAGACACAAAGCCATTCCCATTCTTACTTTCAGAAAACTCCGAAAACACGGCActaccaccgccaccaccaccgtCGCCTCCCCCACCAGCCCCGCCACCACCAAATAACCCACCAACAGCACTCAATGATCCCTCCACAGTTGGAGGAGCTGAACCACTTCTATAAATATTAAGCTCACGCTCACGATCATCAGCCTCTTGCCTACTACGCTGTTGCTCACGTAGCAACATACCTATCTCCTTCTCCAACTCATCCCCAAACGAACCATCGTTACCTCCAAGCATTGGTCTTCTCCCCAATTCACTCAACATTCTTTCAAAACCTCAAGTTGATCATCTCCGCCTAACACTCACTATTAACCAAAACTAATCAATACCCACTTCCTAAAACCGAAGGCTAAACCCTAAAACGCCCTCAAGATCAAAACTTTTCACACAAAAACTGATAACCCCCTAAACCCTATATATACAGCTCCAAGAATCCTAATCTTGCTTTCTTTTAACCTAatcaaaccccaaaattttcaaaacccatATACCCTTTACAAAgcataatcaaaatcaaaaacttaCCCACCTCAGGAATCTGATCACTGAAAACAAATTTGATTTCCCGCAACATGTTTTCATGGTTTCagcaaaaccaaacaaattgaaatcaaatttagagaaccaaaaaaaaaaaaacagtgtgGAAACTGAGGAGTGGttaagagagatatatataagACAAAGAGAGAGTAGGAAAGCAGTGGAGGCTGAGATCAATCAGGCGGCGATTGGTTCTTACAAGAAcccttagggttttgttccaCGATTAAATACACTCATATACTACtaaattcttttccttttttggtttttcttttctttttttcttttttttttgtatatatctcaatattttatttttattttttatttttttttaatttataattttcctaAAGATTAGGGTAATTGACCAAGTGATAACCGACTGATGTAGGGATTTTTGTGAAGACTGAAATTGatgctttgggtttttttttcttttttgctagtGTTCCAAAACTGACACGTAAGTGCCTTAGATGCGGTGCTTTAAGAAGGGTTATTAATTACGTATAGTAAAAATGTGGAATTATAGGTAAAAAGTTTGTGTCACAACTCAATAATtctcataaaacaaaaaacaaaaaaactcaataatttCTCAACTGCTCCACTTTggttggttttgaatttcatctGTGGATGATTTCCGAGTTCTTTGCTTGTATGGGGATATATTAAGGACAAAGTCTCTGTGCCAACAGACATATCATGTCATCTATGTAACACCTTTGTAACAAGTAACATCACATGAGTGAATGTAATTTAATGTAATTCAATCCCacatgatatttatttattagatttttacAAGGCATGTTTGTGACAAGAGATAGATATTTTTTataggacaaaatttaaatacagtACTTAAGTGTTGTTTCTTAAATTTTCCTTCTAAAATTCGGTTATGTGGCTTTTTTCCTCATagaatggaagtgtattttaGTTAAGTACAAAcacatggctgaatcttaagagatggaacttaaggaacaacatataaatactgtacctaagttttgccattttttatatatacatcatCAATAGATTGGGTGTGAGATTTGATCTTTGAATGTTTCCGTTGATAATATTAAGAGATGTTAATTAAGATACAAGTCTTGACACGAGATAATTTTATAAGTTTcgtttgttttaaaataaaatattttcttacttTCAAATGTTTGTTTACATGTATTTTAAAAGCTAGGCAAGTGATCACAACAGGCATGCTTTGGTGTGTGGGTGATGGTAAGAGTATCAAGATCTATGTAGATAGGTGGCTACCTGGTACTAGTCCttcaaaaattatttctccacaaGTGGACATGGCCGGAGAATAGATAGTTTCTCAGCTGTTGGATTCAAGTACAGGTGGCTGGAATCACCATCTAGTTGAGTCCTTATTTCTTCCCTTTGAGGCACAGTAGATTATGGGCATTCCATTATGCATGTTACGGCAAGAGGATTGTATTATTTGGCCAAGATGTAGCTCACGGATATATTTAGTGAAAACAGGTTATCAAATGCTATGTGAGATGGAAAACAATGAGGGGGCATCGGCTTCTTTGGTGGAAACATCTAGAAACTTTTGGGGGAGTATTTGGAAAACTAGGGGCCTGTTTGGtcatagttttcaaaaattgttgtttaaaaaaatgtgaaaactatggtttaaaaagtgttgttgaaaaacatgtttttagtgtgaataaaacaaacaaaaatgtgtttggtatcatggtttaaacaacatttttcagttttcaaaaaatataaaatatgtgtttggtatgtatgttttgaatgataaaaaaaagcTGACCAAAGTAcgaaataacatttttttaatcaggAGAGAGAACATCCATATATTCCCGTTGCTCCTCTCTTTCCTTCTTTATCCCTTCTCTTCCCTGAGAGCAGAAAACCAAACCCATGCACAGTCCTCATCTCCATCAACGCTAAAGAAGATCCACGACTGGGCTTCACGTTCCTCAGATCTCATCTCCATTGTCAGCACAAGACCCAGCAACTAATCGAGCTTTTGTTGCCGCCGAGTTGCCAACCCATCACTCCAAGATCCAGGTTCGAATCTCACTTTCACCTTGCTTGTCAATGGGTTTTTGTCTAAAGACCGAACCGTTCCTTCTTCACTCAcagatttctcacttttttgggttttttttttttttttcctcaccaaTCGGGAAAACCCCCAATTTTTCTGTTCTTTGTTTGCTGTCGAAACAATATTTGATTTACAATCCAAACATACACGCCCTACATTCTCGAAATCTTTTAGGTACATTCTCTAAATCTTTGGCTGTTGAAACAATGTTTGATTTACAACCCATtcgatttttcatttttcttaacactctgtttggttgccaagaaagcTGATTATTAGTTTCATGTTACTGTTAGTTTTAGTTGATTGGGTTTAGTTTAATTATTCATGAATTTAAGCTTGgtgaatttgatgattttgtggTCGGTTTGACTGAATTTCGTTAGTGAATTTTTACTATTAGTTTTAGTTGATTGGGTTTAGTTAATTATTCATGAATCACACCTGgtgaatttgatgattttgtggTCAGTTTGACTGAATTTCGTTAGTGAATTTTTACTATTAGTTTTAGTTGATTGGGTTTAGTTTAATTATTCATGAATTTAAGCTTGgtgaatttgatgattttgtggTTGGTTTGACTGAATTTCATTAGTGAATTTTTACTATTAGTTTTAGTTGATTAGGTTTAGTTTAATTATTCATGAATTTAAGCTTGgtgaatttgatgatttttgtgGTCGGTTTGACTGAATTTCGTTGAATTCAATTTGGATATGATGGATATAATGTGGTGCTATTTAGGCCAATTCCTCAATTATAGTGATGAACAGAAAGGTTTTGTGAGGTTTACTTTTGGTTTTCTCTGTTCTGGTTCTATGAATGATGGTTttctaattcaaaattttgaaagtttggATTAATCTTGcaccaaaaattgaaaacagtTATAGGAAATTGCATAGCCATAGGGTCTGCTTGGATATGTTGCTATATTTTTTGTTGCACGAATTGATAGCATGTTCAAATGGCTGTTTAATAGTGTTGATTACGTTCTGTAATGTGTAAGTGAGTAGGTTTATGGCTTCTTCTCGCAAATGTCGAACGCAATGCGTGAGGATATTGACGATGGCCTTCGATTCCAAAATTCCAACTGTTTATGTGGCTTAAGAGCAAGCGTAAGGATTTCGGATAAACGAAATGAAAACCGATACAAACTATTTCAATGTTGCCTAAAAGATGCATGTGGGTTTTTTCAATGGTGTATTCCTTTGAAGACGCCATTGTCATATGCGGAGGATTTCCAGTTACTACAAAAAGAGTTGTGTGTATTGCAAGAGGAATTGAGGGTCATGCATGACAAGGTCCACCCCTTAGATCAGACCAAAAAAATGGTCAAGATAATGTTCATTGGATGGTGTTTGTTATGCATTGCACTTGTACTACTGCTAACTATGACAATGGTCTAAACCAAATTGTTATGATGATGTCTTGTAACCATATTAGCTTATTATGTACTATCGACTCCTCATGAACTTGATGCACTGTGTACTATTTATGGACAATCTTAAGTCATCCATTTTGCTAGTGCTAGGTATATGTATGGGGCTGACTCTTGACTCTTACAACTGTATGTTATTGGCTTAATAGTACTTTTACAATAGTATGTTATTGTCGCATTCCTCTAGCTTTCCTTTTTCCtacatatatattttaccaACACAATAGTGAAtgcttaaaatttaattttgtcaatAAATTGTTAAGTTGTTAAGTTAGAAGCTTCTGCTTAACCAATTGTTGGAATTAATGTTTTAAACAATTGACCAAATTTACTATCTTTTACCAACAATTTCAATCCAAAAAACAGTCTCAAGTTAATTGCCATAGTacctataaataaaagaaaaccaacAATGTCAACAACAGTTACAGCTTGCGTTATAGACTTTCCAAGAAATACAAATGGTTCATAATTTTTGCATCTCAACTGCTTCATTATATATTGAATTGCCTTCACACAACCTAGAAACTATATTACTAACCTTCATTCAGCACTTTTACTGTATCCTTGAATATAATAATTTCATCACAGTACCTGATAGGGTCTTACACACTTCTTTCCTTTCAATAGGAATAGAACCATATCAAACCTCAAATAGAGTACTTAGGTGCCTTGATAAGGAAATAATATCTTATGGGACAATCACATAAGATATGACCTCCCTGACAAGAGTGGTCTAATCTCAAGAGATCTTACTAACCACTTGAGAAGCACAAAAGGAACAaaccaaaaggaaagaaaaagcaaaatccAGTTAAAAATGCAAACATAGCATGATGTCATTGCCTAATGCCTCCATAACTAGCATCTATTTTTGTCACAACATAttcttcaacaaaaataaggttaaaacttaaaacagaGTTTGAATACTGTAATATCCACATTTTTTACAATCTATTCCCAAAAAGCTCAATCACGGTTGCCTGTGTAATCTGTCCACATAGCAGCAGTTATCGCATCACGATACTCCGACATCGTTCGTTGTGCCCGAGTATTAAAAGCTTCTTCAGTGCCCCAACTGCCTACGCGTGCAACTCCCGCTACGGTTGCGTCGCTGTTACGCACAAATGATCCTTCCCACATATGGAACATTTCATCCTCCCGGTTATATATGCGGATAAAGTTTTGCAGTGAATAGCAAGCGGTCACAATCAGCCGTTGTCTAGAGAGGGAGAAGGAGTGCATTTCATTCAGGATCGAGAACCTCGCCTTCAACACGCCAAAGCATCGTTCAATCACCATCCGCAATGACGAATGCCTATAATTGAACAACTCTTGTGAGGTAGTAGGCTGCCGGTTCACACCTCGAAACTCTTGGGCATGGTAGTGTGCGGACTTGTGTGGGGAGAGGAATGCACTGCCTATTGCGTACCTCGAGTCAACGAGGTAGTACGATCCTGCAATAAGGGTAATAACCATTGGCAGTTAATGTTACCCAACACAACTATTTTTATGTGACAATAAAGGAAAAATTGCAAAAGGATCACCATACATAGAAACATAGTTACCATTTATAGAAGTGATGATGCCTATTAGCTGAAGTTTACAGGAAAATTATTTCATAGGATGGGATAAAGGAATGCGAcatgaaaaaatagaaattttcttctttaatttctcattctctGTCATTCTCTTCTTAGCTGTCTAGTAAGATTATGGCTCACTGTAATTGGAGGTACCTACCCTGCTTTCAATTGGAGAGTTTTTAGCTAGCAACTGAAGTTTACAGGAAAATTATTACATAGGATGGAATAAAGGAATGTAACATGAAAAGACaaattttctgcatttatttctTATTCTATGTCATTCATTGTATTGTCTAATTATTGATATCTGCATCTTTATGTATCCTATTCATTGGATGCATCTGCATTTTGATACTGACTAATGGGGTGTCTAAGGAAATGAAACTAAGAGCAGAACTAACAAGCCATCTTGATGCAAGAAGAAGGGCAGCGGCTTCTAGTAACTATAAAAGCCAATTTCTAGCGAACATGAGGTCAGTAATTTCAAGTGTTAGATTTTGTAGATATTTGTCTTATGAGGTTATGGTTCAATAATAAAACCTGATGCATTGCAGTCATGAACTGAGGACACCTATGGCTGCGGTAATTGGTTTGCTGGACATTCTCGTATGTGATGATTGCCTCACAAATGAACAATATTCAACTGTTACACAGATTAGAAAATGCTCAATAGCTCTACTCCGGCttcttaacaatatattggATTTGAGCAAGGTGAGCTATAAAACAAGCCAACTACTGATTTCTACATATTGTGTATCAAAACAAGCTAGAGTATATGTTCATACAGTTACTAAGTGGAGAGAATTAGTTGATCACCTTCCAGTAACTATCTACTAGACAATTGGAAGGAAAAACACCTAGATTTTTATCAGAAGTTAAGAACCACACTTAATCAGATGACAACATGCTTAGTATAATGTTTGTTGAGCGGATTTACCACAATAATTACTTCTTCACTTTCAACTATCACAgcaatattttgaatttataagaAACAACTCAAAATCACAAGAGTGACAGAATTTTATTCTACATACTGTAAGTGCAAATTTTTGCAAATCTAATCAGCAATTCTATCAAGTTCATGACATGTAAGTGCAACTCATTTATCGAAATTTTGTCAGCCTTAGTTCTGTAGTGCTACAGCTACAATTATGAAAGCTATCATACTGATGCAGATGCCCAAAGAacaaatccaaaaccaaatgcaccaaaaaaaaattttacctcTAGGCGGCCAAGGGAACTCATACTCGGCATGTCCAAGTGCGTCCTGCATGACTCGTGAATCATTCGCACTCCCTTCCCATCCAGAATGCACATACGTAAACCGCATGTCGAAGTTGCATGCACACATCACGTTTTGGGTGATATCACTTCATCTATCTATGAATGCGGTGGTCCTACCAGATGGGGCAAAAACACTTATGTGCGTCCCATCGATGGCCCCCACacatttctattaaaaaaatagctaGCTCTAATTAGGTAAGAGCAGAATTGATGTGCAATCAGATCTCTATTCTCTATTACagatttttcagattttaatgAATCAAAGCGATAATTTATCtaagaactaaaaaaagaaaaatcaaagcaTACCTCAAACCATGGGTAATATTTCTCATTCCCTTAAAGTGAATGAGGAAGCTCAGCTGCATCAGCGTCGGGCCGGATGATGAGACATCCCAAAGCATGGATAGCACGCAAGGCACGCCGGAATCGCCTTTGAATGGTATCGAGAAAATGTTGGAAGCGGTTGGCAGTTAGCCGATAGTCAGTGTTGTATCCGACAATAAGTAACATTGTCCTAACGGCCTCCTCAACTGAAACAATACCAGTGTCCTCCTCTAATAGGTGCAGCCGCTTCAACTCATTACACAAGTGCCTAAAAATGGTCTTGTCCATGTAGAATATGTCGTAACACACTTGGGGATTTCCTTCTAGTACTTCAATCACATATGACCTCCCACTCAAGATACTAGTGCACATAGGTCACTTCAAGTAGTACTTTTGTACGTACTCTATGCATAGCTGAACGTAGACTGTGGCAATCTCAAGTTCTACCTCACTATCATACTCATCTGAATCGGGGTCAGTCATGACTGAATCACGATCCGAATCGGTATCAGCAATAACTGAATCACACCTGTGGGCAGCCAAAAGGTTTACATCAACCACTGTAAAGAAgtacgtatatatatatatatatatatatgttgctatatgtatatatatatatatatatatatatattgctgtatgtatatatatatatatatataagtcagtatatatataaatgagtaTATATGgttgtatgtatatataagtgaatatatatatttctgcataagtgagaaaatataattctgcatagcaattttttttttttttttgagaagtgatTCTACATAAGTGAGTATATATAAATGAGTATGTATATATAAGTGAGTCTATATGTTGCTGGAAGCactacatacatatatatagatgttattGTGTGTaacaaagaaattttataaatatatatatagatgttactGTGTGTACCATAGAAATTCCATAAAGAACATATCAgactttctaaaatatatatatatatatatatatatgtcaccAAACAAAGCAATCCATATAAGAGACGACAACCACAAAACATATTTCTTACATAACTAGCATAGATGTCCAAAGCATTATATAGTAATAATAAAGGAAGGTAGCATGCAAACATTATCCAAAATATTAGCATAATACAGTCTTTGCCTATTCACATTAAAGCAAAATAACTAAACTAATTAACTTCCTAGTAGCTCTCTAAACGGCGCACATTCTCAACCACCCCCACAACTACTGCAATCCACCCCCAATGAACTCAATCCAAGCCCTTCTCCTATCGACCGTCATAGCAAAAAAAGCGACTCTACTCTTGAAGTTATGAAGCTCCTACATGACCTTGCAATATGTGACATGATCCACATTGGTGTACTGGTTGAGCAATGTTACAGCTTGTGTAACTGACTCAGTGTCACCCCCCACACCAGAGCCTTCAGTGTCAGTGGACCTTTTCCCCCTCCGGTTCCTCATGTCAGTAAACCCCCAAATAGCCTCAGTCATGCTTTCAAGGGAGTgccctttcttcctttttccacTTGAATGAGATGGTTTAGCTAACCGCTTTTCAGCTTGCCTCCAGTTTTGGGCTTCACTTGGTGTGGACAACTCTTCCACATCATCCACACTATCGGTGTTGACATTGACATGCACCCCTGATGATAGGAAGGCTGCATCTAGCTCTTTCTCTTCGTCACTGTTGGGAGCTGGTTGGGCAGATGAAATTTGGAGGAAACCCATGGCTATGTTTGAATTGAAAAGCCTGCCCAACAGGTTGTAATGTTTCAACCCCTTTTTCTTGAAGTCCTTGAATTTATGATTGACCTATTAACAACCATATATATTGGGTTAGATGACTTATTCATATAAAACCCAATACAAATTAGATGAGTAATTATAATAACCCTATAATAATCATCCACTCTTagataccaaaaacaaaaagagtaaCAACATTTCCTCAAAATTTAACTTTATATCAAAAtcacatttttgttttctacattaataaaccCCTTAGATCAGATTTTATTTCATTCCTAAAAGCATCATCATGAGAAAATGCTACAAAAAAACTATTTCAGCACACTATTTATTAATACACCATTTAATAAACCTCATATTCTTGATATGCAGGGAAAGGTAAACAAAGATACGTATACACTTGCAACATAGTGCTGGTCCATataaacatttttgtttttgccttATCACTATCTTTTTTAGTTGTGAATACATTCAGTGTTTAAAAGATGAGTCATGCTATTATGAACACAAGGTAGATTTCAGCATCATTTTAATTACAACCATAAACTTTGCATATAGCtaattgtaataaattttgtttggagTATGTTAAAGGACTTACCGCAAACGCAGCAGCCCATGCTTCCTCACTGGCCTTCACCGTATTTAAAATGGGGTCCCATCTCATTCCTGTACATGCAATGAGCTGGGAGAATGTGTGGTGTCGACCTTTCATTCGTTGATATTTTTGTGTAAGTTGTGCcttcttgtaatttttattcgCACGTTTGTTAAACTCATTCATAACGATTGTCCAAGTTCCAGTCTTGAACTGGCCTTGGGGCATATTCCCTTTAGCGTCTTCTTCTAACAATACATCAATGAAATGTTTCTCGACTGCTTCAGGCCACAACTTCCTATCCTTGGCATCAGCTGTTCTCTCTTCCATCTAAATAAATTTTGGTATACTTACATAGACTCGTCATTTGAAATTGTATGATATGGATTAAAAAACATTAACTTTCTACTCACTAAAAGACCCAAGTAGCAGGCATATAAGAGAAACTAAGGTCTAAATCTGGAAATTTTAACATAGATTTTCtgaattttaatataatataagcaAGGCCAAGGACCATAAATGGTCATATATGATATGAGAACCCAATAATTGAAAAGCCTGGTATTGAGAGCATCTTTATCCATGCATCTACTTACTCTTTGTTGGGATAATGGCCAGccttattgtttattttttcaagaaaaaagaagggggaGGGGGAAGGTAACAAGGGTAAAAATGATCTAATTAGATTATTATACAGCAAGAGAGCCAAAGAACAGTAATCAGTTGCATGTGGACATTCCTATTTGGGCATGGAAACAAGCAGTATTGAACACATTATATGGTTTGTGTGTTTGCAACtgcaaaaatataattgttcctcattttattttacaagaaaatttaacaaaactaaaggaaaaaTACATAGGTATGCATTGTATACACATCAGCTTATCATACACTTGCAGTGGCattgtatatttatataattgtaaGTGattatccctaaaaaaaaattatagtgatgtcaatttaattatatcatggacccttttattttttaccaacTAAAATGATAGTAGAACTAATTCAATCAAAACCTTTGTACAAAAGGCAAGAGGAAATTAGGACAATCTCTATCCATATTATGTACTATATTTGACACTAGCCTCTTATTTTGTCAACACCACGTACATAGAGACTATAATAAATACATATGATataattagaattaatttttaaaatattgtatttcatcaaaacttaaaattttgtcaaatgaaacttaacatatgtTTACAGTTTGCAGTTATACTTACACCTACTGATCTCAAGTTCACATCAGCAACAACACAGAGGccacaaaatgaaaagaaaatacatgaCCTAGGtacaaaattataacaaaacaaGCAAAAATGATTCACTACCTACGAAATTATAACAGTTTACATTTAGGCAGACCTACCAGTAAGGGAACACGGTGAGAGGAGGAAGCAGATGCTCTGTATAGCACGAGAGAGGTGGATGAGGATGAGAACGAGGCTTCCATCTGAATGAAGATGTGGGATTAAATAAGCCCTAAGCTGGATTAATGTCAACTGATCTGAGTTAGATTAGGATGTGAAAGAAAGTTGCAACaagtaattaagaaaattacaaatCTTTACCTAACCAAGCCCTTCAGACTGTGTGAGTTTGGCTTTTTGTTAGCACCAGAGCTTCGTAGGTGAGGAATTATGATTTTGAGAAAGGGGTTAATGTGATTGACTGAGGTTGGTGATGCGGTGTAAACTGAGTGTGTAGAAGATGCGTTTATGATGGGTCGGTGAGGATTTAATGGTGTTGGGTCAGTGAGGGGAGTTATGGAGGTGGAATGGTGCTGGGTCGGTGAGGGGAGTTATGGAGGTGGGTGAGAGTTCTGGGTTGCTCTGACTGATTGTGTGATCTTCGTACCAGGTAGAGAGGATTCGGGCATGAAGAGATGAGAGTAAAGAAAGGAGACAAACTTGAAAAAAAGCTGACCAGGTGGACCCCATAAGAATGTTCAATTTAATTACCAAAGTGCCACTGAAACTAgtgtttgttgtttaaaatCAGCTCCGAGGTGATTCCAAAAAACTCTGTTCAAACATGGgtttttgaacaatatttttcaaacaacCCTGAACAGAAATGGTCCACCAAACacgttttttaaattttggacactagtgttcagtgtttaaatactGAACACTATGTTTTGAAATGGGTGACCAAACGGCCCCTAGAGTTCCAAATAAGGTAAAAGTTTTCCTGTAGCGTGCTTGTTCTGATGCCCTGCCCACAAAAGTAAgcttgcagaaaagaaaagtgttggATAATACATTATGCAGTGAATGTCAGATTGCCCCTGAGGATTCTTTCCATGCCCTTTGGAGTTGCAAAGCCCTTCATCCCGTGTGGTTACCGAACTATTCTTGGCTTCGAGGTCAATTTTCTCAACTAAGATCAGTTTCTGACTTGATGAGTGTTGTCCTTAAGGAATCGGCTAGACTAGATGTGTTTGCAATGGTAGCTTGGTCTGTGTGGTTTCGAAGAAATAAATTAAGATGTAATGAGCAAAGTTTGCCCATTCATAAGGTCTTTGAATCAGCTTCTAAATTACTGTCCAAGTTCCAGCAAAAACTCCCTATTCGTGGTCCAAAACCGAAGCTAGCCCTTGCTATATGGAAGCCTCCAGCCCCAGGTGAGATGAAAGCAAACTTTGTTGGCGCAGTTTTCGTAGATTTAGGAGAAGCAGGAGTCGGTTTTGTTATCTGAAATGAAAATGGAGAAGTCATGGTAGCATTATCTGAGAAAATTGCTCTCCCTTCATCAGTGTAAGTACTGGAAACGGTGGCAACAAGAAGAGCTACTGTGTTTGTAGTGGAGCTTGGTTTTCAACATGTTATTTTTGAAGGCGATGCTGCAGGTGTGATATAAGCTTTGTTTATGAGGGATTTAGTTCTTGCACCAGCTGGTCACTTAGTTAAAGACTTCAGGTCTATAGTGGGTTCCTTAAgaaccttctctctctcccataCTAGAAGGCAAGGTAACAAGGTTGCACATGCCTTAGTAAGGGGAGctagattttcttttcctttgcaagttgggatggaggatgttccaccaaACATTTTACATTATGGGTCtatttggatatcgcttattttgctgaaaactgaaaacactgtagcaaaataattttaaaatgtgaaCAGTAgcaaaacactgtaacaaataATCTGCCGTGGGTCTTCATTTGTTGGCTGAAACTGCTACAGTACCATGGGTCCCAAttttaaaatgcaaaatgcTGCAAATGTGCTAGGCAAATGCATGCTATGTTGTTGAAGATTTTCCAACTAAATAAATAAGCCCATTGGGTGttgactctcaaaaaaaaaaaaaaaaggtggtaaaacttgtaaaatattttcccttaatcataaaattctttataaaaagttgtataacgttttacctttaaaatttggtaaaaattttttccaaaaacccACAAGGTCTCCCCTTACAATGACTAGGTCGTCAATTCGATGGCTGGGAAGGTAGTCTAGTGGCCCAAGCCGCCATTCTAGAAGTCATCAAGCTATCTTTCTAGTGGTAGTCATCAGCAATCTAGTGGCTGGAGCTGTCGTTTTGACAACTGGTGTGGCGATCTGATCACTAGAGACGCCGTTTTGACGGCTATCATTGGAACCACCATTTTGGCAATTCGGCACTAGCGGCTTTGGTGATTGAGCCACTAGTTTCGGTAatttacttgaaaatttttatatatcacacaaaaacatttgaaaatgttttacatgtaaaatattttactttaaaaaaaaatggagcaaAGGGAGCCTTAATGTTCTAGAATTGtgtgttgtttt
Coding sequences within:
- the LOC126699117 gene encoding uncharacterized protein LOC126699117, coding for MRFTYVHSGWEGSANDSRVMQDALGHAEYEFPWPPRGSYYLVDSRYAIGSAFLSPHKSAHYHAQEFRGVNRQPTTSQELFNYRHSSLRMVIERCFGVLKARFSILNEMHSFSLSRQRLIVTACYSLQNFIRIYNREDEMFHMWEGSFVRNSDATVAGVARVGSWGTEEAFNTRAQRTMSEYRDAITAAMWTDYTGNRD